From the Brassica napus cultivar Da-Ae chromosome A8, Da-Ae, whole genome shotgun sequence genome, one window contains:
- the LOC106360909 gene encoding ras-related protein RABA1e isoform X1, whose protein sequence is MAATNLETSSNSNIADDDYDYLFKLVLIGDSGVGKTNLLSRFTRNEFSIESKSTIGVEFATKSVHVDEKIIKAQLWDTAGQERYRAITSAYYRGAVGALLVYDITRHITFENVERWLKELRDHTDANIVIMLVGNKADLRHLRAVPTEEARSFSERENMFFMETSALDATNVEQAFTHVLTQIYRVMSRKALDGTGDPTYLPKGQSIDIGSKDDVTAVKSSGCCSG, encoded by the exons ATGGCGGCCACAAACCTCGAGACATCGTCAAACTCAAACAT AGCCGACGATGACTACGATTACCTCTTTAAACTAGTCTTGATCGGAGATTCTGGCGTCGGAAAAACTAACCTCTTATCTCGGTTCACTAGAAATGAATTCAGTATCGAGTCAAAGTCAACCATCGGTGTAGAATTTGCGACCAAAAGTGTTCATGTCGACGAGAAAATCATCAAAGCTCAGCTTTGGGATACTGCTGGTCAAGAAAG ATACAGAGCAATCACGAGTGCATACTACAGAGGAGCCGTAGGGGCTCTTCTAGTATACGACATAACTCGACACATAACGTTCGAGAACGTTGAACGATGGCTCAAGGAGCTTCGTGACCATACCGATGCCAATATTGTGATAATGCTCGTTGGAAACAAAGCTGATCTTCGTCACCTTCGTGCTGTTCCTACCgaagaagctagatcgttttcTGAGAGAGAGAACATGTTCTTCATGGAAACTTCTGCTCTTGATGCTACAAATGTTGAGCAAGCTTTCACTCATGTCTTGACTCAGATCTACCGTGTTATGAGCCGTAAGGCTCTTGATGGTACTGGAGACCCAACGTATTTGCCTAAAGGACAGAGTATTGATATTGGAAGCAAGGATGATGTTACTGCTGTTAAATCCTCTGGTTGTTGCTCAGGTTGA
- the LOC106360909 gene encoding ras-related protein RABA1e isoform X2 — protein sequence MGGYRADDDYDYLFKLVLIGDSGVGKTNLLSRFTRNEFSIESKSTIGVEFATKSVHVDEKIIKAQLWDTAGQERYRAITSAYYRGAVGALLVYDITRHITFENVERWLKELRDHTDANIVIMLVGNKADLRHLRAVPTEEARSFSERENMFFMETSALDATNVEQAFTHVLTQIYRVMSRKALDGTGDPTYLPKGQSIDIGSKDDVTAVKSSGCCSG from the exons atgggaGGGTACAGAGCCGACGATGACTACGATTACCTCTTTAAACTAGTCTTGATCGGAGATTCTGGCGTCGGAAAAACTAACCTCTTATCTCGGTTCACTAGAAATGAATTCAGTATCGAGTCAAAGTCAACCATCGGTGTAGAATTTGCGACCAAAAGTGTTCATGTCGACGAGAAAATCATCAAAGCTCAGCTTTGGGATACTGCTGGTCAAGAAAG ATACAGAGCAATCACGAGTGCATACTACAGAGGAGCCGTAGGGGCTCTTCTAGTATACGACATAACTCGACACATAACGTTCGAGAACGTTGAACGATGGCTCAAGGAGCTTCGTGACCATACCGATGCCAATATTGTGATAATGCTCGTTGGAAACAAAGCTGATCTTCGTCACCTTCGTGCTGTTCCTACCgaagaagctagatcgttttcTGAGAGAGAGAACATGTTCTTCATGGAAACTTCTGCTCTTGATGCTACAAATGTTGAGCAAGCTTTCACTCATGTCTTGACTCAGATCTACCGTGTTATGAGCCGTAAGGCTCTTGATGGTACTGGAGACCCAACGTATTTGCCTAAAGGACAGAGTATTGATATTGGAAGCAAGGATGATGTTACTGCTGTTAAATCCTCTGGTTGTTGCTCAGGTTGA